Within Pseudomonas sp. LBUM920, the genomic segment ACAACCAGCCGATCACCCAAAGTACCGGCAAGGTCGGCACCGGGTTCTTTTCCGACCGCGGCTGCAACCTGGCCAACTGCAAAGGCTGGGACAAGGCGCGCTTCACCCTCAACTTCAGCGTGTTCATCGAGAAATACGACCCTACGCCTCCCAGTGGCCAGGCCAGTACCCTGACCGAGTATCGGGTGTTCCAGCTGGACGGCGTACGCGGCCTGAACTCAAGGCCCAACAGCAACTTCAACTACGTGGTCACCGGCATGAACGGCATCCGCTTCGTGCCCTGTACCCCCGAGCTGACCATCAGCCCCAGCGTGGTCAGCTTCCCGATGCCCTCGCGCAAATTTGCCATCGGCGAAGTCGCCAGCACCGCAAATTTCAGCTTGAACCTGCGCAAAGGTTGCGACACGCCTTATACCGTCAGCGCTCGCTTCGCCACCACGCCGGGTGGCGGCAGTGTGATCAACGGGTTACTGGTACCGGACAACAATAAATCGGTGGGCATCGCCCTGTCCCGCGCCGAAAGCCAACAGCAATTGCCGTTCGACAATTGGTTCACGCTGCAGGAACTGATGGGCCTGGGCCAGAGCCGCGACGAATTCCGCGCCGATTTGAAATGGCGCACCCTGCCGATTCCCGGCGCATTCGACGCCGCAGTGGTGGTGGATATGTATTACAAATAGCTGATTTTTTTAAGGATCGTCTTATGCCACGCGGCACGGCCGACGCTTAAAGTCCGCCGATGCGATTGAAAAGTTATCTGCTCCAGATCAACCCCGTCCTCTCCCGACCCGAAGCAGCCAGAAGGCTGCTTCGTATTTTCGCGACCGTGCTGCTCATCGGCATCCTCAGCGGCGTGTACACCTTTCTGTTGTCCACCTTCAATAACGATATTTCCCAACGCCGTGGCTACATGAGCAGCGCCATCGCCGAAGCCCATACGTTTTTCACCAACCGCGAGGCGCTGCTTGAAAGTCTCAGCCTCTCGGCGGTGCGCAAGCAGTCAAGGATTTACCCCTCCTCTCCCGAAGAAGAGCATGTGCAGCTGGGCGACACGCCGGGCAACCAGTGGAGCATCTGGCTGACGGCACGCCTGCGCGACTACCTCAAGGCCAAGCAACTCAACCTGCTGTATGTAAACGCCGGCCCTACCCCGCAGGTGACACGGGTGTATGACGCGACCGCGCACGTCCTGCCGATTTCCAAGTGCATGCTCAACCGCCTCAAGGCCTTGCAGCACAGCGATCCGTCCACCCTTAACGAGTTGTGGCTGAGCGACCGCACCGAACACCATTCGCACCTGTACATATTCATCCGTCTGGATCGCCAAGACCCCACTTCCGGCTGGCTGGGACTGGAAATGGAAAGCCGAGAAGTGTCCCAGGCCCTCAGCGACCAGAGCGCCGGCGAGTTCATGATGCTCAACTCCCAGGGCATGCTGGTATTTACCAACAGCGACGACACGCAGATGCGCCAGCAACACCTCAAGCCCAAGGAAGACAGCTTCTTCGGCTTTGTCGGCAACGGCTTGCTGCCCGATCACCTGGTGATCCGCAAGCACCTGAAATCCTCGGACTGGCAGTTGATGTATTCCATTGACTTGCGCGCCGTGGTCACCGGCTTGTGGAAACAGCTACTGGGTTCGCTGCTGTTCTGCCTGTTCAGCCTGACGCTGATCTGGCTGGTGATGCGCCGCGTCGACCAGCGCTTCATCATTCCCTCGATTCACCGCATCCAGGCACTGATCGAAAGCGAGGCGTTTGGCCGCGACGTAATCCAGACCGCGCCTGTCGCCCTGTGCGTACTGCGCCGCACCGACGGCCAGGTGGTGCTGGAAAACACCCTCGCCCAGCAATGGCTGGGCCACGGCCCGGAGCGCGAGGCGTTGCGCGCCGGTTGGATCGCGCAGGCCTACGCCGGTGAACCGTCCGAACGCAGCGATTACTTTGAAACCATCGACGGCCGTCACCTGTACCTGAGCAGCGCGCCGACCCGTTACAGGGGCGAGGACGTGTTGTTTTGCGCCTTCAGCGATATCAGCGCACGCAAACAGGTGGAAGCGGCGCTGGAAGAAGCGCGGCAGTCGGCAGACGCTGCCAACGCCGCCAAGACCTTGTTCCTGGCGACCATGAGCCATGAAATCCGCACGCCGCTGTACGGCGTGCTCGGCACCCTGGAATTGCTGGCGCGCACACAACTGGACGCCCAGCAGAAAGACTATCTGCACGCCATCGAAGGTTCGTCTTCGACCTTGCTGCAACTGATCTGCGACGTGCTCGACGTGTCGAAGATCGAGGCCGGGCAGCTGGCTTTGGAAATGAGCGAGTTTTCGCCGCTGGACCTGGTCCACGAAATCATCCAGGGCTACGCCGCGGCCGCCCAGGGCAAAGGTTTGCAGCTGTATGCCTGCTTCGACCCGAAGTTGCCGGAACGGCTGATCGGCGACGTGACACGCATCCGCCAGATCCTCAACAACCTGCTCAACAACGCCGTGAAGTTCACCGACTACGGGCGCGTGGTGCTGCGCGTCAAAGTGCTTGGCCGCGATGGCGAGCGCTCCAGTGTGTTGTGGCAAGTCTCGGACACCGGCAAAGGCATCGCCCAGGAAGACCAGGCGATGATTTTCGAGCCCTTCTACCAGAGCGAAGGCAACACTAACGTGGTTGCCGGCACCGGCCTGGGCCTGCCGATCTGCCAGCGCCTCACCGAATTGATGAACGGCAATATCCGCATGGTCAGCGAACTGGGCCTGGGCAGCAGCTTCAGCCTGATCCTGCCGCTGGAAGAAGCGCCGACGCCACCGATGACTCCGTTGCTGGCCGAGACGATCTACGTGGTGTCGCCCATCCCGGAACTGGCGCACTCGATCAGCGGCTGGCTGCGCCGCTGGGGTGCACGCGCTCAGACCGGGCTGCCGACGCTGCCGGAAAGCCATCTGCTGCTGCAAGTGCATCCCGGCAGCGTCGATCCATTGCTGGCGCCCGAGTGGCCGGGCCCGGTGATTCACGTCAGCAGCCATGCCTGCACCGCGCTGGAGGCCGAGGCCGGCGCCTGGCACGTCAACCTCAACCACTTGGGCGCTGTTCATCAGGCCGTGAGCCAGGCCCAGGGGCTGTGGGTGGCCCGCGCCGGTGAGCAGACGCGTCAGCGTGACTTGAACAAACTCAACCTGCACCTGCTGGTGGCCGAGGACAACATCATCAACCAGCTGATTTTGCGTGACCAACTCGAAGAGCTCGGCTGCACCGTGGAGCTGGCGGCCGATGGTCAGGAAGCGTTGCAGCTGTACACCGCCGGCAACTTCGACGTGGTGCTGACGGACGTGAACATGCCCCACATCAACGGCTACGAACTGGCGCGCGAACTGCGTCGTCAGGGCTGCCCGTTGCCGATTATCGGGGCCACCGCCAACGCCATGCGCGGCGAGGCCGACCTGTGCCTGGCCGCCGGCATGAACCATTGCCTGGTCAAACCCTTTGCGTTGCGGGCTCTATTCAACTCCCTGGCGCCTTATGCACGGATCACCCATGAAGCCCCTTAGTATTTTGATTGTTGAGGACCATCCCCTGCAGCACATCTACCTGCAGCACCTGCTCAGTGAGTTGGGGGATTTCATGCTCGAAACCGCCGAGGACGGTAAAGAAGCGCTGGAGCGTCTGCGCCAGCGCGATTTCGACCTGGTACTGACCGACCTGCTGATGCCCGGCATGGACGGCGTGCAGTTTATCCAGTGTCTGGCCAGCCTGCGCTGCAAGCCGGCGCTGGCGATCATGAGCGCGGCGTCGCGGCGCATGCTGATGGCGGCCAGCCTGGTGGCAAAAAACCTCGATGTGGAAGTGATCGGGCTGATCTCCAAACCGGTCGCCGCCGACGCCCTGCGCAGCCTCGTCGACCAGCTCAGGAACACCGTGCGCAAGCCCTCCCCCGAATTGCCCGAACACCTGGACATCGACCGCCACACCCTGGTGCACGCCATGAGCAGCGGCCAACTGCAGGCCTGGTTCCAACCGAAAAAATCCCTCGCCAACGGCCGCATCGTCGCCGCCGAAGCCCTGGTGCGCTGGATGCACCCCGAGCAAGGCGTGATGCTGCCCGCCGCGTTCCTGCCGGCGATCAAGGCATTCGAGCTGGAGGAGCGATTGTTGTGGGTGGTGCTCAAACAGGCGATCCACGCCCAGGAACGCTGGCGCCAGCGTGGCTACGAAATACCGGTGTCGATCAACTTGCCCACGCACCTGCTCAACAGCCATGACCTGGCCGACCGCTTGCTGGAATTCGTGCTGCACCACGACGGCATTCCCGGAATGATCTGCTTCGAGCTGATGGAATGCTCGGTGCCCCAGGACATCAGCAACTTCTACGCCGGCGCCTGCCGCCTGCGCATCAAGGGCTTCGGCCTGTCCCAGGACGATTTCGGCAAGGGCTACAGCTCGTACCTGAACCTGGTCTCCACACCGTTTACCGAATTGAAGATCGACCAGGCACTGGTGCAGGGCTGCCACGACAACGAGGGCATGGCCCAGGCCCTGGCAAGCATCATCGCGCTGGGCCGCAAACTGGGTCTCACCGTGGTGGCCGAAGGGGTGGAAACCCCGCAGCAACTGGCGCTGCTGCGCAAGGTCGACTGCAATCAGGTGCAGGGTTTCCTGATTTCTCACGCGGTCTCTTCCGAACAATTTCAACAACTTCTGAACAATGATGGCCCCGCGACATCTCACTAGCTGGCGGCCGCGGATTATCTGTTCGATAGTAAGGAGTAAGCTCCATCCTGTGCCGATTTATCCTGCGCCTGCGGAAACCTCTGATGAAGCACAACAACGCGGTCCTCGAAGCCTTCACCCGCAGCTCGTCGCGCCTGAACAAAGGCCTGATGGTGCTGCTCGGAATCGCGTTGCTGTTGGTGCTGACCAATTACTGGTCACTGCAGCGCGGGGTCGAAACCCGTTACGGCGCCACGCGCTTTCATTTTGCGCGCCTGATGGAGAACCTGTCGGAGCAGGAGTCGTACCTCAAGAGTCTGACGCACCCGGGCATCCAGGCCGAACTGTTGCGTGCCACCAACGTTCAGGTCAGCCTCAAAAGCCGCATGGTCGACAACCACCGCACGCTGTACGAAGGCCAGAAATATTCGTTTTCGGTGCCGTTCAGCGTCAAGTTTGACGAGCAGCAGATCAGCGCTGCCGCGCGCCCGCAGATTTTTGCCCTGGGCGCGCATCTCACCAGCTATTACAGCGCCTTCTGGTCGTCCTCGCCCTATGAAGCGCCACAAACCTTTCTGCTCAATCGCCAGACGCCTTACACCATCACCGTTCCGTCGGTGGGCTACCAGCGTCGAGAAAGTACCGAGGAAACTGGCAACCTGGTGGCGCTGGTCAACGCGGTGCAACAGACCCTCGACCAAACGCCGCAGCCGCTGGAACAGAACCGCGTGTACTGGCAGGCCGGTCCTGCGCCTGCGCACTTGCTGGCTTATATCGGCCTGCCCCTCGACGGCCAGGGCCAGGCGGTGGTCGGTACCCTGCTCGACGTGGCGCAGGTCGACGATGTGCAGCGCGCCCTGGACCACTCGGCCTTTGACCGGTTCACCCTGATTGGCCCCGACGGCAGCCGGCTGGTCGGGCCAGACGTCGGTGTGCCGCTCAGCGATGGCGTGCACTTCAGGGCCGACGGCTTCGAATTCAAGATCACCCAACGCGGCGACCAGCCCTGGAGCGCAATCTATGGGCTGAACTACTCGCACTTTTTCCATTCGGCCTTGTGGCCGCTGAGCAGCCTGGCCCTGTTGCTGGGCACCCTGATTACGCTGTGCTGGGGCGGTAGCCGCTGGTACCGGCGCCAGGTGATCAACCCCGCACGCCTGGCGCACGAACGCATCGCCGAAAGCGTGGCGTTCAGCCGCGTGATCATCGACACCGCGCCCACCGGCCTGTGCGTGGTGCGGCGCAGTGACGGCAAGGTGTTGATCGAGAACCAGCGTGCCCAGCAATGGCCAGGCACCGCGCGGCTGGTATCCGCGCTGACCGGTGTGCATGACAGCGCCGAGAGCGGCGAGACGCACCTGGAGATCGAAGGCCGCCACCTGCAGATCGGCTTCGTCTCCACCCGTTACCAGGCCGAAGACGTACGCCTGTATGCATTCAACGACATCACCCGGCATATCGAAGATGCCCAGGCGTTGGAGGACGCCCGTCACGCCGCCGATGCCGCCAACGAGGCCAAGACGCTGTTCCTGGCGACCATGAGCCATGAAATTCGCACGCCGTTGTATGGCGTGCTCGGCACTCTGGA encodes:
- a CDS encoding fimbrial protein — protein: MLLWACAVLPATSHALACREDGSDSIITKEALGTALAVAADAPNGSIIWESGPRSTDVICKDDYYYGREEIYFYVNPANVSIGTGIRVGIRYNNQPITQSTGKVGTGFFSDRGCNLANCKGWDKARFTLNFSVFIEKYDPTPPSGQASTLTEYRVFQLDGVRGLNSRPNSNFNYVVTGMNGIRFVPCTPELTISPSVVSFPMPSRKFAIGEVASTANFSLNLRKGCDTPYTVSARFATTPGGGSVINGLLVPDNNKSVGIALSRAESQQQLPFDNWFTLQELMGLGQSRDEFRADLKWRTLPIPGAFDAAVVVDMYYK
- a CDS encoding ATP-binding protein — translated: MRLKSYLLQINPVLSRPEAARRLLRIFATVLLIGILSGVYTFLLSTFNNDISQRRGYMSSAIAEAHTFFTNREALLESLSLSAVRKQSRIYPSSPEEEHVQLGDTPGNQWSIWLTARLRDYLKAKQLNLLYVNAGPTPQVTRVYDATAHVLPISKCMLNRLKALQHSDPSTLNELWLSDRTEHHSHLYIFIRLDRQDPTSGWLGLEMESREVSQALSDQSAGEFMMLNSQGMLVFTNSDDTQMRQQHLKPKEDSFFGFVGNGLLPDHLVIRKHLKSSDWQLMYSIDLRAVVTGLWKQLLGSLLFCLFSLTLIWLVMRRVDQRFIIPSIHRIQALIESEAFGRDVIQTAPVALCVLRRTDGQVVLENTLAQQWLGHGPEREALRAGWIAQAYAGEPSERSDYFETIDGRHLYLSSAPTRYRGEDVLFCAFSDISARKQVEAALEEARQSADAANAAKTLFLATMSHEIRTPLYGVLGTLELLARTQLDAQQKDYLHAIEGSSSTLLQLICDVLDVSKIEAGQLALEMSEFSPLDLVHEIIQGYAAAAQGKGLQLYACFDPKLPERLIGDVTRIRQILNNLLNNAVKFTDYGRVVLRVKVLGRDGERSSVLWQVSDTGKGIAQEDQAMIFEPFYQSEGNTNVVAGTGLGLPICQRLTELMNGNIRMVSELGLGSSFSLILPLEEAPTPPMTPLLAETIYVVSPIPELAHSISGWLRRWGARAQTGLPTLPESHLLLQVHPGSVDPLLAPEWPGPVIHVSSHACTALEAEAGAWHVNLNHLGAVHQAVSQAQGLWVARAGEQTRQRDLNKLNLHLLVAEDNIINQLILRDQLEELGCTVELAADGQEALQLYTAGNFDVVLTDVNMPHINGYELARELRRQGCPLPIIGATANAMRGEADLCLAAGMNHCLVKPFALRALFNSLAPYARITHEAP
- a CDS encoding EAL domain-containing protein — its product is MKPLSILIVEDHPLQHIYLQHLLSELGDFMLETAEDGKEALERLRQRDFDLVLTDLLMPGMDGVQFIQCLASLRCKPALAIMSAASRRMLMAASLVAKNLDVEVIGLISKPVAADALRSLVDQLRNTVRKPSPELPEHLDIDRHTLVHAMSSGQLQAWFQPKKSLANGRIVAAEALVRWMHPEQGVMLPAAFLPAIKAFELEERLLWVVLKQAIHAQERWRQRGYEIPVSINLPTHLLNSHDLADRLLEFVLHHDGIPGMICFELMECSVPQDISNFYAGACRLRIKGFGLSQDDFGKGYSSYLNLVSTPFTELKIDQALVQGCHDNEGMAQALASIIALGRKLGLTVVAEGVETPQQLALLRKVDCNQVQGFLISHAVSSEQFQQLLNNDGPATSH